In a genomic window of Cynocephalus volans isolate mCynVol1 chromosome 1, mCynVol1.pri, whole genome shotgun sequence:
- the LOC134361820 gene encoding gamma-crystallin F-like, whose product MGKITFYEDRGFQGRHYECSSDHSNLQPYFSRCNSVRVDSGCWMLYEQPNYSGGQYFLRRGEYPDYQQWMGLSDAVRSCRLIPHASSHRIRIYEREDYRGQMVEVTEDCSSLQNRFHFSDIHSFNVLEGSWVLYELPNYRGRQYLLRPGDYRRYHDWGATNARVGSLRRAVDFY is encoded by the exons ATGGGGAAG ATCACCTTCTACGAGGACCGGGGCTTCCAGGGCCGCCACTACGAGTGCAGCAGCGACCACTCCAACCTGCAGCCCTACTTCAGCCGCTGCAACTCGGTGCGCGTGGACAGCGGCTGCTGGATGCTCTACGAGCAGCCCAACTACTCGGGCGGCCAGTACTTCCTGCGGCGCGGCGAGTACCCCGACTACCAGCAGTGGATGGGCCTCAGCGACGCCGTCCGCTCCTGCCGCCTCATCCCCCAC GCCAGCTCCCACAGGATCAGGATCTACGAGCGGGAGGACTACCGAGGCCAGATGGTTGAGGTCACTGAGGATTGCTCCTCCCTGCAGAACCGCTTCCACTTCAGTGACATCCACTCCTTCAATGTGCTGGAGGGCTCCTGGGTCCTCTATGAGTTGCCCAACTACCGGGGGCGGCAGTACCTGCTGAGGCCAGGGGACTACAGGCGCTACCACGACTGGGGGGCCACCAATGCCAGGGTGGGCTCTTTGAGGAGAGCTGTGGATTTCTATTGA